A portion of the Solea senegalensis isolate Sse05_10M linkage group LG17, IFAPA_SoseM_1, whole genome shotgun sequence genome contains these proteins:
- the tdrd6 gene encoding tudor domain-containing 6 isoform X1: MSSIQGLPPQGSDVTILITRVHLHPLCVLVEFWGKFSLERTEEYECLAKDIQSVGKTFEEHEGNPGDKCLVQVDGIWNRARIVSRNGSKFSVFLFDKGVTSCTTTNKLAWGKKEHFLLPPEVEFCVLANVLPLSAEGRWSPVALEFLKTLSGRSVKAHVQDILVSHRTFVLHIPYIAKQMYEMGLAKKLAPDMFHEFVLMSLKPSSLAQVSPQTQLISMDAGVRLHKQELFMVPELPAGTVETVIVTEVANPQRIFCQLKVFSQELKKLSEKITQCCEGRMMSCTVGPEMVGFPCAARGSDGRWYRSVLQQVFPNNGVVEVLNIDYGTKQLVQLDKVRPLASEFLRMPVVTYICSLHGIIDRGIGWTTSQIEFLRNLLLCKTVIAKFEYQSMAEGVHYVTLYGDDNTDINSLFGSKESCLLEYEKTLKDFALHSPAYSHEDQAQHGKRKMLTSGKTEEENEGKGVVEKLPAEELSLNSTHVAFVLHVSNPSEFWIQTQNYVSELDQLMDSIFHLYKESEKKDVVRDPTLGLYCAAKAEDGDFYRAVVTQVDETQIKVFFVDYGNTETIERNNIRFLPDKLKKLPRLALKCSLAGVRPTDGRWTQIASEFFTKTVTDKVLNVHVMAKYDDYYAVQLMDPGSLQEKDLSTLMCTSNFAERAETLSQIKDSVSLQPATLSLTQHSHVRFTDVHENKGLSFQPQNTIDPAIRERVSSFKEHMFPIGSVLDVSVSHIESPNDFWCQLVQNAGHLNLLMRDIQAHYAGSEFQPNVDVACVARYPVNRMWYRAIVINKHKTPHVDVLFVDFGQAATISIYDLRKISPEFLTLPGQAFRCSLLNPVDPTSAINEWNDDTVARFNKFVETAASNFVTLKCTIYAVMYREQKILFNIVDLETPFESICTSMVNLVKSAPPKNVSGPSIHLDTYYYSTHNVKTGTEEQMTVTCVNSVSQFYCQLERNADVMENLTIKVSKLCHQLENVKLPSVFGTLCLAKYTDGYWYRAKIKTTKPAILVHFVDYGDTIKVDKSDLLPVPKEANDVMSVPVQAVVCGLSDVPATVGKEVNSWFEKFATELKFQALIVAREPDGKLLVELYHKNTQINSKIKKMFNIEMSTNESVVNHGQKAVRHDYRPPKYFSKQTTEMDDQTQNVNQSRYANPKPPYQMRDEPKPINMFATKPSRFACENSHKVKAVPLQLYKPPPQRQSCEITPNDMGNGSENASDHVKPRKANLSTDTNQMVMSKTSHTDSQKVKTVEQLPKLADLPSKSITPGLEAEVYVSHSNSPLSFYLQLVRDEDEIFSVAERLNGPTSLPKTNVIIEVHPGDLVQAEFADDSSWYRAVVKEVHSNSIAHVEFIDFGNTVKTPISKMGRLHQSLLLLPMYSTHCMLSDVATCGKEEMLEPEMLSSFKAVCGEGEKKLKCRFIKQSGSVWEVSLEDSGVNVTCKVPTCSADGTEIAVEKQEQVQVKTRQETEKPPFKPCSLHYHQQVFLKGQQLQCYISCINDAHSFWCQSADSEELDKITSGVSEVGNAVNHKHIDPDTLSPGSPCIVLFSDDHLWYRAEVTDRKGDALSVLFVDYGNKSQVSITDVREIPVELVVLPPQAFLCELEGFNCSCGSWASGAVDEFCTRTTDKLLKLTIGRLTRDDKTIKYFVQVECDGQIMNEVMKTWWKSSTTENKPDTGELTMLFEPPLQNTPVVKEAAQPENQPEYSESQEFLPQKEHNEEQFSEELVDPHRADEDKLICSPKTNETPKEEATQPEDQPQYPKSKDIHPLREHSEENFFEELVDPHRADEAKLVCSPQTNETSKDLDSSESQEEKYQTSECNMMAQHEKSDSIEEVNTIHTAILLQTESKDTEDAIVPVPSDQDIFILNCDKDVCESDKIPEEDSASVLDTVGPDDLKSPVDENPKEDTDKSEIPAKEVASSAEEVMTYNVASSYDARVYSVPTDDSNIATVGERSLTSVTAVKMASRDTFHPTESINLHELIDIISEDLEQLDTDLVLSSPVLPEQQLCDLVVDTDETSQSQTCGAASTDMMGDEFEEVTCLMDACTDTHDPDSKVTSAGVNDMITCVTVQDKALGAILELDMEIGDISLQDEDNSTPEEEVLALHNDKLLALPLSDTEPQSDCPDVSNPVDELPSTVEESCLTDVSTDKHPKIETEDSEQMEPTPPKQEDYEEGVVSKETSSPDNSFELQLSNLTHLTLIINDGSADEQQQEE, translated from the exons ATGTCGTCAATCCAAGGACTCCCACCACAAGGATCAGACGTAACTATTCTTATAACCAGGGTCCACTTGCATCCACTTTGTGTGCTTGTAGAGTTCTGGGGAAAGTTTAGCCTGGAGAGGACTGAAGAATATGAGTGCTTGGCTAAAGACATTCAATCTGttggaaaaacatttgaagaacATGAAGGAAACCCTGGTGATAAGTGCTTGGTTCAGGTAGATGGCATTTGGAACAGGGCCCGCATTGTCTCAAGAAATGGGTCAAAATTCAGCGTGTTTCTCTTTGACAAAGGGGTGACATCTTGCACCACCACAAACAAGCTGGCATGGGGTAAAAAGGAACACTTCCTCCTACCACCTGAAGTGGAATTTTGTGTGCTAGCTAATGTATTACCACTCTCAGCTGAGGGCAGGTGGTCTCCAGTAGCTCTAGAATTTCTGAAAACTCTCTCTGGGAGATCTGTGAAAGCACATGTGCAAGATATACTGGTGTCCCACAGAACATTTGTCCTGCACATCCCCTACATCGCCAAACAAATGTATGAGATGGGACTTGCCAAGAAGTTGGCTCCAGACATGTTCCACGAGTTTGTGCTCATGTCACTGAAGCCAAGTAGTCTAGCCCAAGTGTCACCACAGACTCAACTGATCTCTATGGATGCAGGTGTGAGACTGCACAAGCAAGAGCTCTTCATGGTCCCAGAGCTCCCAGCAGGAACTGTGGAGACGGTCATAGTCACTGAAGTTGCAAATCCACAGAGGATCTTTTGCCAGTTGAAGGTCTTCTCACAAGAGTTGAAGAAACTCTCGGAGAAAATCACACAATGTTGTGAGGGCAGAATGATGAGTTGCACCGTGGGTCCAGAAATGGTTGGTTTTCCCTGTGCTGCAAGAGGAAGTGATGGCAGATGGTACCGCTCTGTTCTACAACAGGTATTCCCAAACAATGGCGTTGTGGAAGTTTTGAACATTGACTATGGAACAAAACAGCTTGTTCAGTTGGATAAGGTGAGACCACTGGCTTCAGAATTCCTCAGGATGCCCGTTGTGACCTACATCTGTTCCCTACATGGAATCATTGACCGAGGCATTGGATGGACAACCAGCCAGATTGAGTTTCTAAGGAACCTTCTTTTGTGCAAGACTGTGATTGCTAAATTTGAGTATCAAAGCATGGCTGAGGGTGTACACTATGTCACGCTCTATGGTGATGATAATACAGACATTAACAGCCTGTTTGGGTCTAAGGAGAGCTGTTTGCTGGAGTATGAGAAGACACTAAAAGATTTTGCCCTTCATAGCCCTGCATACAGCCATGAAGATCAAGCCCAGCACGGAAAAAGAAAGATGTTGACATCTGGAAAGactgaagaggaaaatgaagggaaagGAGTAGTTGAAAAGTTACCAGCAGAGGAGCTGTCACTGAACTCAACGCATGTTGCATTTGTTCTGCATGTATCCAACCCATCAGAGTTTTGGATCCAAACGCAGAACTATGTGAGTGAGCTGGATCAACTGATGGACAGTATCTTTCATTTGTACAAAGAGTCAGAGAAGAAAGACGTGGTGAGAGATCCAACTTTGGGGCTATACTGTGCTGCCAAGGCAGAAGATGGTGACTTCTACAGAGCAGTTGTGACTCAAGTTGATGAGACACAAATTAAGGTGTTCTTTGTTGATTatggaaacacagaaaccaTTGAAAGGAATAATATCAGATTTCTTCCTGACAAGCTCAAAAAGCTACCAAGGCTTGCTCTGAAATGCAGCCTGGCTGGTGTCAGACCCACAGATGGGAGATGGACTCAAATTGCCTCTGAGTTTTTCACCAAAACAGTCACAGACAAAGTACTGAATGTTCACGTGATGGCTAAATATGATGACTACTATGCTGTACAGCTAATGGACCCGGGATCTCTGCAGGAAAAAGACCTCAGTACATTGATGTGTACTTCTAATTTTGCTGAAAGGGCTGAGACACTGAGTCAAATTAAAGACAGTGTTTCCTTGCAACCTGccactctgtctctcacacaacATTCACATGTCAGATTCACAGATGTACACGAGAACAAGGGATTGTCTTTCCAGCCACAAAACACCATTGACCCTGCCATCAGGGAAAGAGTGTCTTCATTCAAGGAGCACATGTTTCCCATTGGAAGTGTTCTTGATGTCTCTGTGTCCCACATCGAAAGCCCAAATGACTTCTGGTGCCAACTTGTGCAAAATGCAGGACATTTGAATTTGCTGATGCGTGACATACAGGCTCATTATGCAGGTAGTGAATTTCAGCCCAATGTAGATGTAGCTTGTGTTGCACGTTATCCTGTTAATAGAATGTGGTACAGAGCAATTGTaattaacaaacataaaacacctCATGtggatgtgttgtttgttgattttggtCAGGCAGCAACCATTTCCATATATGACCTGAGAAAGATAAGTCCAGAGTTTCTCACTCTGCCTGGTCAAGCCTTTCGATGCAGTCTGTTGAACCCTGTTGACCCCACATCTGCCATCAATGAGTGGAATGATGATACAGTTGCAAGATTCAACAAATTTGTTGAAACTGCTGCGTCTAACTTTGTGACTTTAAAGTGCACCATATATGCTGTCATGTACAGAGAGCAGAAGATTCTTTTCAACATTGTGGATCTAGAGACTCCATTTGAGAGCATCTGCACCAGCATGGTCAATCTGGTCAAAAGTGCCCCTCCCAAAAATGTCTCTGGGCCCTCCATCCACCTGGACACGTACTACTACTCAACGCACAATGTCAAAACTGGGACAGAGGAACAGATGACGGTTACATGCGTGAACAGTGTCAGTCAGTTTTACTGTCAGCTCGAGAGGAACGCTGATGTGATGGAAAATCTCACGATTAAAGTTAGCAAACTTTGCCATCAGCTAGAGAATGTAAAACTTCCATCAGTGTTTGGAACTTTGTGCCTTGCCAAGTACACTGACGGATACTGGTACAGGGCTAAAATCAAGACCACAAAGCCAGCAATCCTGGTTCACTTTGTGGATTATGGTGACACTATTAAGGTGGACAAATCTGACTTGCTTCCAGTACCCAAAGAGGCTAATGATGTCATGTCTGTGCCTGTGCAAGCAGTTGTTTGTGGTCTCTCTGATGTCCCTGCTACTGTTGGAAAAGAGGTCAACAGCTGGTTTGAGAAGTTTGCAACAGAATTGAAATTCCAAGCTCTCATTGTGGCCAGAGAACCTGATGGAAAACTGCTGGTCGAGCTGTATCACAAAAACACTCAGATTAATTCAAAGATAAAGAAGATGTTTAATATTGAGATGAGCACAAACGAGAGTGTTGTCAACCATGGCCAGAAAGCAGTGAGACATGACTACAGGCCTCCAAAATATTTCTCAAAGCAAACCACAGAAATGGATGaccaaacacaaaatgtcaatCAAAGTAGATATGCCAACCCAAAACCACCATATCAAATGAGGGATGAGCCAAAACCTATCAACATGTTTGCAACTAAGCCTTCCCGCTTTGCTTGTGAAAATAGCCATAAAGTAAAAGCTGTGCCGTTACAGCTGTACAAACCTCCTCCCCAGCGACAGTCATGTGAAATAACACCAAATGATATGGGAAATGGTTCTGAGAATGCAAGTGACCATGTCAAACCAAGAAAAGCCAATCTTTCCACTGACACCAACCAGATGGTCATGTCCAAGACCTCTCATACAGACTCTCAGAAGGTAAAAACTGTGGAACAACTCCCTAAACTTGCAGACTTGCCTTCAAAATCAATCACACCAGGTTTGGAAGCTGAAGTTTATGTCTCACACAGCAACAGCCCATTGAGTTTCTACCTTCAACTTGTCAGGGATGAGGATGAAATATTTTCTGTTGCTGAAAGGCTCAATGGTCCCACATCTCTCCCAAAAACCAATGTCATCATTGAGGTTCATCCAGGTGACCTTGTTCAAGCAGAGTTTGCAGATGACTCCTCATGGTACCGAGCTGTTGTGAAAGAAGTCCACAGCAACTCAATTGCTCATGTTGAGTTTATTGATTTTGGAAATACAGTAAAGACACCAATTTCCAAAATGGGCAGACTTCATCAGTCTCTTTTACTACTACCTATGTACAGCACACACTGCATGCTGAGTGATGTTGCAACTTGTGGAAAAGAGGAAATGCTTGAACCAGAAATGCTGTCGTCTTTTAAAGCAGTATGTGGTGAAGGAGAAAAGAAGCTCAAGTGCCGGTTCATCAAGCAGTCAGGATCTGTGTGGGAAGTCAGTCTGGAAGACAGTGGTGTGAATGTCACTTGTAAAGTACCTACTTGTTCAGCTGATGGTACTGAAATTGCAGTAGAGAAACAAGAACAGGTACAAGTAAAAACTCGACAGGAGACTGAGAAGCCACCATTTAAGCCATGCTCTCTACATTACCATCAACAAGTGTTTTTAAAGGGACAGCAGTTACAGTGCTACATCTCTTGTATAAATGATGCTCATTCCTTTTGGTGTCAGAGTGCTGACTCAGAAGAACTTGACAAGATAACATCAGGTGTCTCAGAAGTTGGGAATGCAGTCAACCACAAGCACATTGACCCAGACACCCTATCCCCTGGCAGCCCGTGTATTGTTCTCTTTTCAGATGATCATCTTTGGTACCGTGCAGAAGTAACTGACAGAAAGGGAGATGCATTGTCTGTGCTTTTTGTGGACTATGGAAACAAGTCCCAAGTCTCCATTACAGATGTGAGGGAAATACCAGTTGAATTGGTGGTCCTGCCTCCCCAGGCCTTTTTGTGCGAGCTTGAAGGCTTTAATTGTTCATGTGGTTCTTGGGCCAGTGGCGCAGTAGATGAGTTTTGTACACGTACAACAGACAAGTTGTTAAAGTTGACTATTGGCAGACTAACCAGGGATGACAAAACCATCAAATACTTTGTGCAGGTGGAATGTGATGGCCAGATCATGAATGAAGTGATGAAAACATGGTGGAAAAGCtccacaacagaaaacaaacctgACACAGGTGAACTGACTATGTTGTTTGAACCGCCACTGCAAAATACCCCAGTTGTGAAAGAGGCTGCACAACCTGAGAATCAACCAGAGTATTCTGAAAGCCAAGAATTTCTTCCTCAGAAAGAGCACAATGAAGAACAGTTCTCTGAGGAGCTTGTTGACCCTCACAGAGCAGATGAGGATAAATTAATCTGTAGTCCGAAGACCAATGAGACCCCCAAAGAAGAGGCTACACAACCTGAGGATCAACCACAATATCCAAAAAGCAAAGACATTCACCCTCTGAGAGAGCACAGTGAAGAAAATTTCTTTGAGGAGCTTGTTGACCCTCACAGAGCAGATGAGGCCAAACTAGTCTGTAGTCCACAGACCAATGAGACCTCCAAAGATTTAGACTCTTCTGAATCCCAAGAAGAGAAGTATCAGACATCTGAGTGCAATATGATGGCTCAACATGAAAAAAGTGATTCCATTGAAGAAGTGAATACAATTCACACTGCGATACTACTTCAGACTGAGTCCAAAGACACAGAAGACGCTATAGTACCTGTACCTAGTGACCAAGATATTTTTATCTTGAACTGTGATAAGGATGTTTGTGAAAGTGACAAAATCCCTGAAGAGGACAGTGCTTCAGTGTTGGACACCGTTGGACCAGATGACTTGAAGTCTCCAGTGGATGAGAACCCAAAAGAGGACACAGACAAGTCAGAGATTCCAGCGAAAGAGGTGGCATCTTCAGCTGAAGAGGTGATGACCTACAACGTGGCAAGCAGCTATGATGCCAGAGTTTATTCGG TTCCAACCGATGACAGTAACATTGCCACAGTGGGTGAGCGTTCTCTTACCAGTGTGACAGCAGTGAAAATG GCTTCACGTGATACATTTCATCCCACGGAGAGTATAAACCTACATGAGCTCATAGATATAATTTCTGAAGACTTGGAGCAG CTTGATACTGACTTGGTCCTGTCCTCCCCTGTGCTTCCTGAGCAGCAGTTGTGTG ATCTGGTAGTCGACACTGATGAAACCAGCCAGTCTCAAACCTGTGGAGCTGCCTCTACAGATATGATG GGTGATGAGTTTGAAGAGGTGACATGTTTGATGGATGCCTGCACAG ATACACATGATCCTGACAGCAAAGTCACCAGTGCTGGAGTAAATGATATGATCACTTGCGTCACA GTCCAGGACAAAGCACTTG GAGCCATTTTAGAGCTTGACATGGAAATTGGAGACATTTCTCTGCAGGATGAG